GGTCGACCTGGAGCAGGTCGGCGGCGCCGAGCTTGACGTCGTCCGCGACGCGTACGGTCAGCTCCTTGATGTAGACCTGACCTTCTTCGGCGAACACTCGCATGGTGGTGCGGGAGGCATCCTCTCCCGCGTCTTCCTGACCGAGTACCGGGGTGATCGTGACTATGTATTGAGCCATCGTCTCTGTCCCTCTTCCCTGACCAACAGCCGGTGTCTGCAAGACGCCAAGACACAATCTAAAACATGGCTTGTTTGGTTGGCCCTTCAGGCATGCACACAGCACGCCCACGACGGCCCTAAGTGACACTAACCTAACAGAAGGTCATCTTCAGGACAACCATCGATATTGATGGTTGTCAGGAAAACACTTCACGTATGAGCGACACCAGAAAACCACGTCCCGAAGTCTCCTCCTGTCGTTGGGATCACGTATCGGTGGCGGCGCTCACACCGACATCCACACGTTCTTCGGTCGGAGGAACTCACGCAGGCCGGCGACGCCGCCGATCCGCCCGGAACCACTCTGCTTCACTCCGCCGAACGGCGCCGACGGCATCAGACCCGGCGCCCCGTTCACCCACACGCTGCCGGCCGCGACGACCCGGCTGACCCGGTGGGCACGGCGCAGGTCGTTGGTGTGCAGGTACGCTCCCAGGCCGTACCGGGTGGCGTTGGCCAGCCGCACCGCTTCTTCCTCGGTGTCGAAGCTCGACACCGCCAACACCGGTCCGAACACCTCCTCCTGGACGAGCTCGCCGTCGCCGTCGGCGTCGACGAAGACCGTCGGCTCCACGAAGAAACCGTCGGCGAGATCCCCGCCACAACGCCCGCCGCCGGTCAGCAACCGCGCCCCGGACAGCCGGGCACGGTCGATCACCCCGACGATCCGCTCACACGCCCGCCGGGAGACCACCGGACCCATCACGGTCGTCTCGTCGGCGGGGTCGCCCACCCGGATCCGGCGCAGCCGCGAGGTCAGCGTCTGGAGCACCTGCTCCCGGACGGCCGAGTGCACCAGCAGCCGGGTGCCGTTCGCACAGCCCTGTCCCGACAGGGCCACCACGCCGCTCATCGCGTACCGCGCCGCCGACCGGAGGTCGGCGTCGTCGAAGATGACGTGCGGCGACTTGCCACCCAGTTCCAACGCCACCGGGGTCAGGTTCCGGGACGCCTCGGCGAGCACCTGCCGGCCGGTGGCCGCGCTGCCGGTGAAGTGCACCTTGTCGACGCCGGGATGCCCCGCCAGGGCCGCTCCCGCCGGCGGCCCCCCGGGCACGACCACCACCACGCCCTGCGGCACCCCTGCCTCCACCGCCAGCTCGACGAACCGCTGGCCGACGAAGGGCGCCAGCTCCGACGGCTTGACCACGACGGCGTTACCGGCCGCCAGCGCCGGCCCGAGCAGCTGTGCCATCGACATCAGCGAGCCGTTCCACGGGATGATCCCGGCCACCACGCCGTACGGCTCGTCGAGGGTGTAGTCCAGGCTGCGGCCGGGCCAGGTGGGCACCACCTCGCCGCCGATCTTGTCGCACCACCCGGCGTAGTACCGCACGTGGTCGGCCGCCAACGCCGGCATCCGCCGGGCGAGCTGCATCGGCAGGCCGATCTCCAGGCTCTGCAGCGCGGCGAGGGGTTCGGCGTGCACGAGCAACAGGTCGGCCAGCCGCAGCAGCGTGTCGCGCCGCACCTCGGCCGAGCTGTCCCGCCACCCGGGCAGGCTCTCCCGGGCCAGGGCCACCGCCTGGTCGATCTCGGCCGGCCCGGCGAGCACCACCTCCGTCGTCGGCCGCCCGGTCGCGGCGTAGACGTGTTCCGCCCGGCCGCCCGAGGACTCCACCACCCGGTCCCCGCCGATCCACAGTGCCGGCTCGGGCACCAGGTGGGTGGGGGGTTCGCTCATTCCCATCGTGTGCTCCTCGCGTCGGCATCACCGGTCGTACGTGTCTTTGCAGAATCCCATAAAAGACTCGTAGGACACTAGCGGGCATCTCTGATAGACACTCCTACACGCCGCAGATAGCCTGTCTCTCAGCAACCGAAGTGGCAGCGGTGTCCGCGCTGGTCGCTCCCCTTCCCAGCCGGCCGAAACCCGAAAGAACGATCATGGAAGGTACGCGAATGACACCACCGAGGACGCGACCGTCCCCCAGTCCCGCGGAGACGCCTGCGACGCCGGCCGCGGAGCCGACCGTCGAGCCGGCTCCGATCGCCGGCCGGGCGCGGGCCATCGCGCTCTTCGCCGTCCTGGTCGGCCTGCTGCTCGACCTGCTCGACATCGTGATCGTCAACGTGGCCCTGCCGACCATCCAGGAGGACATCGGCGCCACCAGCTCGAACATGCAGTGGATGGTGGGCGGGTACGCCCTCGCCTTCGCCACCATGCTGGTGACCGGTGGCCGGCTGGGTGACATCTACGGCCGTAAGCGCATCTTCATCATCGGCATGATCGGGTTCGCCACCGCCTCGCTCATCGCCGGCATCGCCGACAACCCCGAGCAGCTCATCCTGGCCCGTTTCTTCCAGGGCGGCATGGGCGCGCTCATGGTCCCGCAGGTGCTGTCGATCCTCCAGGTCATGTACCCGCCGGCCGAGCGGGGCCGGGCCTTCGCCGGGCTGAGCGTGGTCTTCGCCGTCGGCACGGTGGCCGGCCCGATCGTGGGTGCCCTGCTCACCGCC
Above is a window of Micromonospora rifamycinica DNA encoding:
- a CDS encoding aldehyde dehydrogenase family protein — translated: MSEPPTHLVPEPALWIGGDRVVESSGGRAEHVYAATGRPTTEVVLAGPAEIDQAVALARESLPGWRDSSAEVRRDTLLRLADLLLVHAEPLAALQSLEIGLPMQLARRMPALAADHVRYYAGWCDKIGGEVVPTWPGRSLDYTLDEPYGVVAGIIPWNGSLMSMAQLLGPALAAGNAVVVKPSELAPFVGQRFVELAVEAGVPQGVVVVVPGGPPAGAALAGHPGVDKVHFTGSAATGRQVLAEASRNLTPVALELGGKSPHVIFDDADLRSAARYAMSGVVALSGQGCANGTRLLVHSAVREQVLQTLTSRLRRIRVGDPADETTVMGPVVSRRACERIVGVIDRARLSGARLLTGGGRCGGDLADGFFVEPTVFVDADGDGELVQEEVFGPVLAVSSFDTEEEAVRLANATRYGLGAYLHTNDLRRAHRVSRVVAAGSVWVNGAPGLMPSAPFGGVKQSGSGRIGGVAGLREFLRPKNVWMSV